The following are encoded together in the Notolabrus celidotus isolate fNotCel1 chromosome 9, fNotCel1.pri, whole genome shotgun sequence genome:
- the isca1 gene encoding iron-sulfur cluster assembly 1 homolog, mitochondrial isoform X2 — translation MSCYKHQSCYTPSAVNKIRVLLQNKPEYIGLKVGVRTRGCNGLTYTLDYTKDKDKSDEEVLQDGVRVFIEKKAQLTLLGTEMDFVESKLSSEFVFNNPNIKGTCGCGESFNI, via the exons ATGAGCTGCTATAAACACCAGAGCTGTTAT acTCCATCAGCTGTAAACAAGATCAGAGTGTTGTTGCAGAACAAGCCGGAATAC ATCGGTTTGAAGGTTGGAGTGAGAACACGTGGCTGTAATGGACTGACATACACTCTGGACTACACCAAGGACAAAGACAAATCTGATGAGGAAGTGCTGCAGGACG GTGTCAGGGTGTTTATAGAGAAAAAGGCTCAGCTCACCCTCCTCGGGACTGAGATGGACTTTGTGGAGTCGAAGCTGTCAAGCGAATTCGTCTTCAACAATCCAAACATCAAGGGCACGTGTGGCTGCGGCGAAAGCTTCAACATCTGA
- the isca1 gene encoding iron-sulfur cluster assembly 1 homolog, mitochondrial isoform X1 — MSASMVRATVRAVSKRKILPTRAALTLTPSAVNKIRVLLQNKPEYIGLKVGVRTRGCNGLTYTLDYTKDKDKSDEEVLQDGVRVFIEKKAQLTLLGTEMDFVESKLSSEFVFNNPNIKGTCGCGESFNI; from the exons ATGTCTGCCTCCATGGTGCGAGCGACCGTCCGAGCGGTCAGCAAAAGAAAGATATTACCCACAAGAGCCGCGTTGACATTG acTCCATCAGCTGTAAACAAGATCAGAGTGTTGTTGCAGAACAAGCCGGAATAC ATCGGTTTGAAGGTTGGAGTGAGAACACGTGGCTGTAATGGACTGACATACACTCTGGACTACACCAAGGACAAAGACAAATCTGATGAGGAAGTGCTGCAGGACG GTGTCAGGGTGTTTATAGAGAAAAAGGCTCAGCTCACCCTCCTCGGGACTGAGATGGACTTTGTGGAGTCGAAGCTGTCAAGCGAATTCGTCTTCAACAATCCAAACATCAAGGGCACGTGTGGCTGCGGCGAAAGCTTCAACATCTGA